A genome region from Candidatus Microthrix parvicella Bio17-1 includes the following:
- a CDS encoding DNA-methyltransferase, with the protein MRERRSTSTSNFGTGGREAHDATGFYQRFRAPELSDDDTVLPPVPVTEPFNCGDSRDMAGVADGSVALVVTSPPYFAGKAYEEELERDGIPASYLEYLEMLRAVFAECVRTLEPGGRIAVNVANLGRKPYRSLSADVTRILEDLGLLLRGEVIWQKAEGATGSCAWGSFRSAANPVLRDITERVIVASKGRFDRARTRKQRAAEGLPHENTLMTEDFLALTLDVWSMPTESAKRVGHPAPFPVELPEQLIRLYTYADDLVLDPFLGSGSTLVAASRLGRRYVGYDLDPDYVDIARRRVAEEGAAPDAPAAEQLSLVPVAPINSGEPGDADGPTSQDTFRTRAEREGKAAQKLAAELLESAGFTIAATNKKLSTCGVVVNFVAVDGAGGEWYIDVPGGHTTHRGGLTRSDAVWKALGRAAALGGLPTPRPLLVLTTDLPKPKSDGGKALRSAGPRAFFDVIDLFDVEARARLDSYAAGGAIATGPRPGFWTDQAQFSQLRWVAAQT; encoded by the coding sequence ATGAGGGAGCGGCGCTCGACATCGACATCGAACTTCGGGACCGGAGGGCGGGAGGCCCACGATGCCACGGGGTTTTACCAGCGCTTCCGCGCTCCGGAACTGTCTGACGACGACACGGTCCTGCCCCCGGTTCCGGTGACCGAACCGTTCAACTGCGGGGACTCCCGAGACATGGCCGGCGTGGCCGACGGGTCGGTGGCGCTGGTGGTCACCTCGCCCCCGTATTTCGCCGGAAAGGCCTACGAGGAGGAACTGGAACGCGATGGCATTCCCGCCTCCTACCTGGAGTACCTCGAGATGCTCCGGGCGGTGTTCGCCGAGTGCGTCCGCACGCTGGAACCCGGCGGGCGCATCGCGGTCAACGTGGCGAACCTGGGGCGCAAGCCCTACCGCAGCCTGTCGGCCGACGTCACCCGCATCCTCGAAGACCTGGGTCTGTTGCTGCGGGGCGAGGTGATCTGGCAGAAGGCCGAGGGCGCCACGGGATCGTGTGCCTGGGGGTCGTTTCGCAGCGCCGCCAACCCGGTGCTGCGCGACATCACCGAACGGGTGATCGTGGCCAGCAAGGGCCGCTTCGATCGTGCCCGCACCCGGAAGCAGCGGGCGGCCGAGGGCCTGCCCCATGAAAACACCCTGATGACCGAGGACTTCCTTGCCCTCACCCTTGACGTGTGGAGCATGCCCACCGAGAGCGCAAAGCGGGTGGGTCACCCGGCGCCGTTTCCGGTGGAACTGCCCGAACAGCTGATCCGTCTCTACACGTACGCCGACGATCTGGTGCTCGACCCCTTTCTGGGCAGCGGATCGACGCTGGTCGCCGCGTCCCGGCTGGGTCGCCGGTACGTGGGCTACGACCTTGACCCCGACTACGTCGACATCGCCCGCCGCCGTGTGGCGGAGGAGGGTGCGGCGCCGGATGCCCCCGCTGCCGAGCAGTTGTCGCTGGTTCCGGTTGCCCCGATCAACTCCGGTGAGCCGGGCGACGCCGATGGGCCCACCTCGCAGGACACGTTTCGGACGCGTGCGGAGCGGGAGGGCAAAGCGGCACAGAAACTGGCCGCAGAGTTGCTGGAATCGGCCGGGTTCACCATCGCCGCCACCAACAAGAAGTTGTCGACCTGTGGGGTGGTGGTCAACTTCGTGGCCGTCGATGGTGCGGGTGGGGAGTGGTACATCGACGTGCCCGGCGGTCACACCACCCACCGCGGCGGCCTGACGCGAAGCGATGCCGTGTGGAAGGCCCTTGGGCGTGCCGCCGCGCTTGGGGGGCTCCCCACACCGCGTCCGCTGTTGGTGCTGACCACCGACCTGCCGAAGCCGAAGAGCGACGGTGGGAAGGCGCTGCGATCGGCCGGACCCAGGGCCTTCTTCGACGTGATTGATCTTTTCGACGTCGAGGCCCGGGCCCGCCTGGACTCCTACGCGGCGGGCGGGGCCATCGCCACCGGCCCGCGACCGGGGTTCTGGACCGATCAGGCGCAGTTCTCTCAGCTCAGGTGGGTGGCGGCTCAAACGTGA
- a CDS encoding TIGR03619 family F420-dependent LLM class oxidoreductase — translation MRFSLALPMLPPDRLLPLAQAAEAAGWDAVTLPESVFYPEEVSADYPYTSDGKRFWAADAPFVDPWVAIPAIAATTERLMLGTNVTKLTLRHPLLMAKTVGSTAAMFPGRIELGVGLSWIPEEFAWLDQEMSNRGARLNEQIDVMRAVLAGGWVEHHGRFYDFDRLRMDPAPDPAVRLHVGGHSDAGIKRSLRRGNGWIGAQCDLDAIADITDRLRELRAEIGDDALVPADRFEVKLTPIVAPTTEAMEEVEAMGVTEVITSPWYFYPGDPDDPIAQLDSVTRFGDEVITPMSARGTTETP, via the coding sequence GGACGCCGTCACGTTGCCCGAATCGGTGTTCTATCCGGAGGAGGTCTCGGCCGACTACCCCTACACCTCCGACGGCAAACGATTCTGGGCCGCCGATGCACCATTCGTCGACCCGTGGGTTGCCATCCCCGCCATCGCCGCCACCACCGAGCGCCTCATGCTGGGCACCAACGTGACCAAGCTCACCCTCCGTCATCCGTTGTTGATGGCCAAGACCGTCGGTTCGACGGCGGCGATGTTTCCGGGTCGTATCGAGCTGGGTGTGGGCCTCAGCTGGATTCCCGAGGAGTTCGCCTGGCTCGACCAGGAGATGTCCAACCGAGGTGCCCGCCTGAACGAGCAGATCGATGTGATGCGGGCCGTCCTTGCCGGTGGCTGGGTGGAGCACCATGGCCGCTTCTACGATTTCGATCGTCTGCGCATGGACCCGGCACCCGACCCGGCGGTGCGCCTCCACGTCGGTGGTCACTCCGATGCCGGCATCAAGCGGTCGCTCCGACGCGGCAATGGTTGGATCGGCGCCCAATGCGACCTCGACGCCATTGCTGACATCACCGATCGGCTTCGAGAGCTCCGCGCTGAGATCGGCGATGACGCGTTGGTGCCCGCCGATCGCTTCGAGGTGAAGCTGACGCCGATCGTGGCGCCGACCACCGAGGCGATGGAGGAGGTGGAGGCCATGGGCGTCACCGAGGTGATCACGTCGCCCTGGTACTTCTACCCGGGCGATCCCGATGACCCGATCGCCCAGCTCGACTCGGTGACCCGCTTCGGCGACGAGGTCATCACCCCCATGAGCGCTCGAGGCACCACGGAGACCCCATGA
- a CDS encoding nuclear transport factor 2 family protein: MNDTPNPTPATADHPARAASQASMAAVTAGDRAAWLALFAADAVVEDPIGPSMFDPDGAGHRGADGIAAFYDTVIGPNVVTFAIRESYACGHEVANVGTITTTLPDGARAIVEGVYTYRVNDEGRILALRAFWEADAITFEPPPT; encoded by the coding sequence ATGAACGACACACCCAACCCCACGCCGGCGACCGCCGACCATCCGGCCAGGGCCGCGTCGCAGGCGTCGATGGCCGCTGTGACCGCCGGCGATCGCGCCGCCTGGCTGGCGCTTTTCGCTGCGGATGCGGTGGTGGAGGATCCGATCGGCCCGTCGATGTTCGACCCGGACGGTGCCGGCCATCGCGGCGCCGACGGCATCGCCGCGTTCTACGACACGGTCATCGGTCCCAATGTGGTGACGTTCGCCATCCGCGAGAGCTACGCCTGCGGCCACGAGGTGGCCAACGTGGGCACGATCACCACCACGTTGCCCGACGGAGCCCGCGCGATCGTCGAGGGGGTCTACACCTACCGGGTGAACGACGAGGGCCGGATCCTGGCGTTACGAGCGTTCTGGGAGGCCGACGCAATCACGTTTGAGCCGCCACCCACCTGA
- a CDS encoding CGNR zinc finger domain-containing protein — MQLSSVTQSEIRVTLELAFQLANRATDDTLDIRQTLLDDGFSRAATASSASIHRVGRRLAQLTPLLRELHAMTTLDAAARINEELTELPIAPAIVEHDGVPAHIHWTPNTATFDDQVITDIVIALAQEVCEHGTARFGRCDAEGCDDLFYDATRNRSRRFCDDPRCASRTHTADHRARRKAGAP; from the coding sequence ATGCAGCTTTCGTCGGTCACCCAATCGGAGATCCGCGTGACTCTGGAACTCGCATTCCAGCTGGCCAACCGGGCGACCGACGACACGCTCGACATTCGCCAGACCCTGCTCGACGACGGGTTCAGCCGCGCTGCCACCGCATCGTCGGCGTCGATCCATCGGGTCGGTAGGCGGTTGGCCCAGCTGACGCCCCTGCTTCGAGAGTTGCACGCCATGACCACCCTGGATGCCGCCGCCCGCATCAACGAGGAGCTCACCGAACTGCCCATCGCACCGGCAATCGTCGAACACGACGGCGTCCCCGCCCACATTCACTGGACACCCAACACCGCCACCTTCGACGACCAGGTCATCACCGACATCGTCATCGCGTTGGCTCAGGAGGTGTGCGAGCACGGCACCGCCCGATTTGGTCGATGCGACGCCGAGGGTTGCGACGACCTGTTCTATGACGCCACCCGCAACCGCTCCCGGCGGTTCTGCGACGACCCGCGCTGCGCCAGCCGCACCCACACCGCCGATCATCGGGCCCGCCGCAAGGCCGGGGCGCCTTGA
- a CDS encoding DUF305 domain-containing protein — MVSPPPPLLDDPEPNTAPSEAATEPEAAEPEATEPEATGADAAAGRALDWLNRQGGWLAAILLVGLIAGLVGHSIGEPSHPAADSVDVGFLQDMYHHHDQAVEMSLIMAADASNKIVRGEAQEIVIQQRFEQGAMAAWLGEWGHDLGELDRTAMTWMKTPTPIDQMDGMQSPQQMAALRAATGTEKDILFLQMMNDHHRGGIHMADYAAARAADPRVRNQAKIMARNQSMEIAEMNGMISRLQRLN; from the coding sequence ATGGTCTCGCCACCTCCCCCGCTCCTCGACGACCCCGAGCCCAACACCGCGCCCTCGGAAGCCGCCACGGAGCCTGAGGCCGCGGAGCCTGAGGCCACGGAGCCTGAGGCCACGGGGGCGGATGCCGCAGCCGGGCGAGCGTTGGACTGGCTGAACCGGCAGGGGGGCTGGCTGGCCGCAATCCTGCTGGTGGGGCTGATCGCCGGCCTGGTCGGTCACAGCATCGGCGAACCCTCCCACCCTGCGGCCGATTCGGTCGACGTCGGTTTCCTCCAGGACATGTACCACCACCACGATCAGGCCGTGGAGATGAGCCTGATCATGGCTGCGGACGCGTCCAACAAAATCGTGCGGGGCGAAGCCCAGGAAATCGTCATCCAGCAGCGCTTCGAGCAGGGCGCCATGGCGGCGTGGTTGGGCGAGTGGGGCCACGACCTGGGGGAGCTCGACCGAACCGCCATGACGTGGATGAAAACACCCACCCCGATCGACCAGATGGACGGCATGCAGAGCCCCCAGCAAATGGCGGCGCTCCGAGCCGCCACAGGCACCGAGAAGGACATCCTCTTTCTCCAGATGATGAACGATCACCACCGGGGCGGCATCCACATGGCGGACTATGCGGCCGCCAGAGCCGCCGATCCACGAGTACGAAACCAGGCCAAGATCATGGCTCGCAACCAGAGCATGGAGATCGCCGAGATGAACGGCATGATCTCCCGGCTACAGCGCTTGAACTGA
- a CDS encoding lysophospholipid acyltransferase family protein: MPDSRSPDSSTNVVPITGERGHSPTDTSITGSEMVHVPTTDSAIAPDDDPRVGDVDEWGRSENIRRLARRAFDPIYRHYFRAEWEGLEHIPTDGGALLVANHAGAVPSDAPVIMHGIETELERPVYGLADNFFRKIPVVGTMWSRAGGLPAHPDNAYRLLHNQRQLVLVFPEGIKGTSKTIGNRYKLARFGRGGFVEIAMRAGVPIIPIAVMGNEEASPVLLRLPGAKALGMPYLPLTPQSLVLGPLGTLVPLPAKFKLRVLPPIRFDDPPSQKRYSRTRVMDHSQAIQRQIQETLYEMVAERRTWWGG, encoded by the coding sequence ATGCCGGACAGCCGCTCCCCAGACAGCAGCACCAACGTTGTGCCGATCACGGGTGAGCGCGGCCATTCACCGACCGACACGTCGATCACAGGAAGTGAAATGGTGCACGTGCCCACCACCGATTCGGCCATCGCCCCCGACGATGATCCCCGGGTCGGCGATGTGGACGAGTGGGGTCGGTCCGAGAACATTCGCAGGTTGGCACGTCGCGCCTTCGATCCCATCTACCGCCACTACTTCCGTGCGGAGTGGGAGGGTCTGGAACACATCCCGACCGACGGCGGCGCGCTCCTGGTCGCCAACCATGCCGGTGCGGTGCCCTCCGATGCCCCCGTGATCATGCACGGCATCGAGACCGAACTCGAACGCCCGGTGTACGGACTGGCAGACAACTTCTTCCGCAAGATTCCGGTGGTGGGCACCATGTGGTCCCGGGCCGGCGGCCTGCCCGCCCACCCCGACAACGCGTATCGATTACTGCACAACCAGCGTCAGTTGGTGCTGGTCTTTCCCGAAGGCATCAAAGGAACCTCGAAGACGATCGGCAACCGTTACAAGCTGGCCCGGTTTGGCAGAGGTGGATTTGTGGAGATCGCCATGCGGGCCGGCGTGCCGATCATTCCCATCGCGGTGATGGGTAACGAGGAGGCCAGCCCGGTGCTGCTGCGGCTGCCCGGAGCCAAGGCGCTTGGCATGCCGTACCTTCCGCTCACCCCTCAGAGCCTGGTGCTGGGGCCACTCGGCACGCTGGTGCCGCTCCCCGCCAAGTTCAAACTGCGGGTCCTCCCGCCGATTCGATTCGACGATCCCCCATCTCAGAAGCGCTACTCCCGAACCCGGGTGATGGATCACTCCCAGGCGATACAACGCCAGATTCAGGAGACGCTGTACGAGATGGTGGCCGAGCGACGTACCTGGTGGGGTGGCTGA
- a CDS encoding AMP-binding protein has protein sequence MAVLLNDIVATRGDEPAIVDGRGTRTWVQLNERVERLVHALRDRGLNSGDCVMAMLGNQAEAIEVALACAHGGWLLVPVNWHWVADEVAYVLGDTDAAAVVVDARWVEVVTAALALAGATEAALPSVRLPSVRVLVDGPDGHGADDPPDGFEGYEELVASGVPGEIADAERGGPMFYTSGTTGRPKGVRSVLGTVGGPPEVLTLIAHSLAPAMELRITSASDQQAVQAICGPIYHSAQWVFAHFSLLCGNAVVLQHRFDPDELLSLIDEHQVTNIHLVPTQMMRLLDLDDERWAAFSGDSLRSVIHGAAACPPQTKRDLIDALGPIVTEYYGGTEGGFISVITSDEWLERPGSVGKPLPSFELALLDDLGEPVPQGQPGQVWFRSLLGSDFEYHNAPDKTASAHRNGFGTLGDVGYLDDEGYLFLSGRTIDMIVSGGVNIYPAEIEAVLADHPAISDVAVFAVPHAEMGESVHAAVSLAEGLAWDEALEADVVAWCRERMAGYKCPRSFEVHDELPRSAAGKLLKSPLRKPWWPDTPAQTPTQYWEARYLDRPQVWSGKVNPVLAAEAAGRHPGTALDLGCGEGGDALWLAERGWTVTAVDISQTALDRGAAQAAERGLSTSIVWQRHELGSSFPTGEYDLVSAQFLHSQVALARAEILQQAMGAVAPGGTLLIVSHAEFPPWADVADDAPAMPSPDDELADLSVDRARWEVQRCETAARLATGPGGQEATLVDGIIKLRRLDA, from the coding sequence ATGGCCGTCCTGCTCAACGACATCGTGGCAACGCGAGGCGACGAACCGGCCATCGTAGATGGCCGGGGCACCCGCACCTGGGTCCAACTCAACGAGCGGGTCGAACGTCTGGTGCACGCCCTTCGTGATCGCGGCCTCAACTCGGGCGACTGCGTGATGGCCATGCTGGGCAACCAGGCCGAGGCCATCGAGGTCGCGCTCGCCTGCGCCCACGGGGGCTGGCTGCTCGTCCCGGTGAACTGGCACTGGGTGGCCGACGAGGTCGCCTACGTGCTGGGCGACACCGATGCGGCGGCCGTCGTGGTCGATGCCCGCTGGGTCGAAGTGGTGACCGCTGCCCTCGCCCTTGCGGGCGCCACCGAAGCAGCGTTGCCCTCGGTGCGCCTGCCGTCGGTGCGCGTCCTGGTCGACGGCCCGGACGGGCACGGTGCCGATGACCCGCCCGATGGGTTCGAGGGATACGAGGAGCTCGTCGCCTCGGGCGTTCCAGGCGAAATCGCCGACGCCGAACGGGGCGGCCCGATGTTTTACACCTCGGGCACGACCGGGCGCCCCAAAGGTGTGCGATCGGTGCTGGGCACGGTCGGCGGGCCCCCCGAGGTGCTCACCCTGATCGCCCACTCGCTGGCACCCGCGATGGAGCTGCGGATCACGAGCGCCTCTGATCAACAAGCGGTCCAGGCCATTTGTGGCCCCATCTACCACTCCGCGCAATGGGTGTTCGCCCACTTCTCGCTGTTGTGCGGCAACGCCGTCGTGCTCCAACACCGCTTCGATCCGGACGAACTGTTGTCGTTGATCGACGAGCACCAGGTGACCAACATCCATCTGGTCCCAACCCAAATGATGCGGCTGCTGGACCTTGACGATGAGCGCTGGGCCGCGTTCTCAGGTGACTCGTTGCGTTCGGTCATCCACGGCGCCGCCGCCTGCCCGCCCCAGACAAAGCGCGACCTCATCGATGCCCTCGGTCCCATCGTCACCGAGTACTACGGGGGCACGGAGGGCGGGTTCATCTCCGTGATCACCTCCGACGAGTGGCTGGAACGACCAGGCAGCGTCGGCAAGCCGTTACCCAGCTTCGAGCTTGCCCTGCTCGACGACCTGGGCGAGCCGGTGCCCCAGGGCCAACCCGGGCAGGTCTGGTTTCGCAGCCTGCTGGGCAGCGACTTCGAGTACCACAACGCACCGGACAAGACGGCCTCGGCGCACCGCAACGGTTTTGGGACGTTGGGCGATGTCGGCTACCTGGACGACGAGGGTTACCTCTTCCTGTCCGGCCGCACCATCGACATGATCGTGTCGGGAGGCGTCAACATCTACCCGGCCGAGATCGAGGCGGTGTTGGCCGACCACCCGGCGATCTCAGACGTCGCCGTGTTCGCCGTGCCCCATGCCGAGATGGGCGAGTCGGTACACGCCGCCGTTTCGCTGGCCGAAGGCCTCGCTTGGGACGAGGCGTTGGAGGCCGACGTGGTGGCCTGGTGTCGAGAACGAATGGCCGGCTATAAGTGCCCCCGCAGCTTCGAGGTGCACGACGAGCTTCCCCGCTCGGCCGCAGGCAAGCTGCTGAAGTCGCCGCTGCGCAAGCCGTGGTGGCCGGATACCCCCGCCCAGACCCCGACCCAATACTGGGAGGCCCGCTACCTCGACCGCCCACAGGTGTGGAGCGGCAAGGTGAACCCGGTGCTGGCGGCCGAGGCGGCGGGCCGGCATCCCGGCACGGCCCTCGACCTTGGTTGCGGCGAGGGCGGCGACGCCCTGTGGCTGGCCGAGCGGGGCTGGACCGTGACCGCCGTCGATATCTCACAGACCGCACTCGACCGAGGCGCCGCCCAGGCCGCTGAACGTGGCCTTTCAACGAGCATCGTCTGGCAGCGACACGAGCTGGGATCGTCGTTTCCGACAGGGGAGTACGACCTGGTGTCAGCCCAGTTCCTCCACTCCCAAGTGGCATTGGCACGCGCCGAGATCCTTCAGCAGGCGATGGGTGCGGTGGCGCCCGGGGGCACGCTGCTGATCGTCAGCCACGCCGAGTTTCCGCCGTGGGCCGACGTGGCAGACGACGCTCCGGCGATGCCATCACCCGACGACGAACTCGCCGACCTGAGCGTTGATCGGGCCCGGTGGGAGGTGCAGCGCTGCGAGACCGCAGCGCGCCTGGCAACCGGCCCAGGAGGCCAGGAGGCCACCCTGGTGGACGGCATCATCAAGCTTCGGCGCCTCGACGCCTGA